Proteins found in one Panicum hallii strain FIL2 chromosome 4, PHallii_v3.1, whole genome shotgun sequence genomic segment:
- the LOC112889942 gene encoding uncharacterized protein LOC112889942 isoform X1: MSMSVQIPVDRPVSPPPPGAACDVIEDGALLAPANARPVPVLISPIVAVPADGAAPAGLAAAALPPAYTGVLYTHHHHIKWPVVVDDPGKKREKWLKEMRGWLMVLAVLAASVTYQAGLNPPGGFWQQDDAQGNVAGTPVLQSKFPKRSVTVILSSIGCHYKHFLGLIPQSHGTRYTVFFYFNSTAFVTSVVTIVLLMNESFYHSEAKVEALEIIVVLDMAGLMGAYIAGCTREVSSSIYIIVLTVVVFLYVVYTAQFLPKLWGLVVHVPFVHKAAQGGALPVPHDILDTARPRADIGRTKSAPPRSVGLVVGAEE, from the exons ATGTCCATGTCCGTGCAGATCCCCGTGGATCGTCCTGTCTCCCCGCCGCCTCCGGGCGCCGCCTGCGATGTGATCGAGGACGGGGCGCTGCTGGCCCCGGCCAATGCCAGGCCCGTGCCCGTGCTTATCTCGCCCATCGTCGCCGTCCCTGCCGACGGCGCCGCCCCGGCTGGTCTCGCTGCTGCTGCGTTGCCGCCGGCGTACACCGGCGTGCTGTACACGCACCACCACCACATCAAGTGGCCCGTGGTGGTCGACGACCCCGGCAAGAAGCGGGAGAAGTGGCTCAAGGAGATGCGCGGCTGGCTCATGGTGCTCGCCGTGCTCGCCGCCTCCGTCACCTACCAGGCGGGGCTCAACCCGCCCGGCGGCTTCTGGCAGCAGGACGACGCCCAGGGGAACGTCGCCGGCACGCCCGTGCTCCAGTCAAAGTTCCCCAAGCGGTCGGTGACTGTAATCCTTTCTTCCATTGGCTGCCATTACAAACATTTTTTGGGCTTAATCCCACAGTCACACGGAACACG GTACACGGTGTTCTTCTACTTCAACTCGACGGCGTTCGTGACGTCGGTGGTGACCATCGTCCTGCTCATGAACGAGTCCTTCTACCACtcggaggccaaggtggaggcgCTAGAGATCATCGTGGTGCTCGACATGGCGGGGCTCATGGGCGCCTACATCGCCGGCTGCACCCGCGAGGTCTCCTCCTCCATCTACATCATCGTCCTcaccgtcgtcgtcttcctctacGTCGTCTACACGGCGCAGTTCCTGCCCAAGCTCTGGGGGCTCGTCGTGCACGTGCCCTTCGTCCACAAGGCGGCCCAGGGCGGCGCGCTGCCCGTGCCGCACGACATCCTCGACACGGCCAGGCCGCGGGCTGACATCGGCCGGACCAAGTCGGCGCCGCCGCGGTCGGTAGGATTGGTCGTCGGAGCAGAGGAGTGA
- the LOC112889942 gene encoding uncharacterized protein LOC112889942 isoform X2 → MSMSVQIPVDRPVSPPPPGAACDVIEDGALLAPANARPVPVLISPIVAVPADGAAPAGLAAAALPPAYTGVLYTHHHHIKWPVVVDDPGKKREKWLKEMRGWLMVLAVLAASVTYQAGLNPPGGFWQQDDAQGNVAGTPVLQSKFPKRYTVFFYFNSTAFVTSVVTIVLLMNESFYHSEAKVEALEIIVVLDMAGLMGAYIAGCTREVSSSIYIIVLTVVVFLYVVYTAQFLPKLWGLVVHVPFVHKAAQGGALPVPHDILDTARPRADIGRTKSAPPRSVGLVVGAEE, encoded by the exons ATGTCCATGTCCGTGCAGATCCCCGTGGATCGTCCTGTCTCCCCGCCGCCTCCGGGCGCCGCCTGCGATGTGATCGAGGACGGGGCGCTGCTGGCCCCGGCCAATGCCAGGCCCGTGCCCGTGCTTATCTCGCCCATCGTCGCCGTCCCTGCCGACGGCGCCGCCCCGGCTGGTCTCGCTGCTGCTGCGTTGCCGCCGGCGTACACCGGCGTGCTGTACACGCACCACCACCACATCAAGTGGCCCGTGGTGGTCGACGACCCCGGCAAGAAGCGGGAGAAGTGGCTCAAGGAGATGCGCGGCTGGCTCATGGTGCTCGCCGTGCTCGCCGCCTCCGTCACCTACCAGGCGGGGCTCAACCCGCCCGGCGGCTTCTGGCAGCAGGACGACGCCCAGGGGAACGTCGCCGGCACGCCCGTGCTCCAGTCAAAGTTCCCCAAGCG GTACACGGTGTTCTTCTACTTCAACTCGACGGCGTTCGTGACGTCGGTGGTGACCATCGTCCTGCTCATGAACGAGTCCTTCTACCACtcggaggccaaggtggaggcgCTAGAGATCATCGTGGTGCTCGACATGGCGGGGCTCATGGGCGCCTACATCGCCGGCTGCACCCGCGAGGTCTCCTCCTCCATCTACATCATCGTCCTcaccgtcgtcgtcttcctctacGTCGTCTACACGGCGCAGTTCCTGCCCAAGCTCTGGGGGCTCGTCGTGCACGTGCCCTTCGTCCACAAGGCGGCCCAGGGCGGCGCGCTGCCCGTGCCGCACGACATCCTCGACACGGCCAGGCCGCGGGCTGACATCGGCCGGACCAAGTCGGCGCCGCCGCGGTCGGTAGGATTGGTCGTCGGAGCAGAGGAGTGA
- the LOC112889942 gene encoding uncharacterized protein LOC112889942 isoform X3: protein MSMSVQIPVDRPVSPPPPGAACDVIEDGALLAPANARPVPVLISPIVAVPADGAAPAGLAAAALPPAYTGVLYTHHHHIKWPVVVDDPGKKREKWLKEMRGWLMVLAVLAASVTYQAGLNPPGGFWQQDDAQGNVAGTPVLQSKFPKRGTVAGSWMGRIPMMVGCRAVQPALPACGRPRRAACSARPRLCGAAPPGCGCPRRSAWQGRPVTPEQDRGSGGREEGRGSERGREGCRNIGIRILIQ, encoded by the exons ATGTCCATGTCCGTGCAGATCCCCGTGGATCGTCCTGTCTCCCCGCCGCCTCCGGGCGCCGCCTGCGATGTGATCGAGGACGGGGCGCTGCTGGCCCCGGCCAATGCCAGGCCCGTGCCCGTGCTTATCTCGCCCATCGTCGCCGTCCCTGCCGACGGCGCCGCCCCGGCTGGTCTCGCTGCTGCTGCGTTGCCGCCGGCGTACACCGGCGTGCTGTACACGCACCACCACCACATCAAGTGGCCCGTGGTGGTCGACGACCCCGGCAAGAAGCGGGAGAAGTGGCTCAAGGAGATGCGCGGCTGGCTCATGGTGCTCGCCGTGCTCGCCGCCTCCGTCACCTACCAGGCGGGGCTCAACCCGCCCGGCGGCTTCTGGCAGCAGGACGACGCCCAGGGGAACGTCGCCGGCACGCCCGTGCTCCAGTCAAAGTTCCCCAAGCG CGGAACAGTCGCAGGATCGTGGATGGGTCGCATTCCGATGATGGTAGGTTGTCGCGCCGTTCAGCCTGCTCTGCCCGCCTGCGGCcgcccacgccgcgccgcctgcTCCGCCCGCCCGCGGCTGTGCGGCGCTGCTCCGCCCGGCTGCGGCTGCCCACGCCGTTCTGCGTGGCAAGGGAGGCCGGTGACGCCAGAGCAGGATAGGGGATccggagggagagaggaagggaggggatCGGAGCGAGGGAGAGAAGGATGCAGAAATATCGGGATCAGGATCCTCATTCAATAG
- the LOC112890941 gene encoding DNA oxidative demethylase ALKBH2 translates to MASRLRLVGPTPGTVGGSAPDPGVSGKAEGEREGEAKRPEPPRREVTALGGGSEVVHVPRFVARDKAWEWFDCLDRTIPWRRPDTRVFGRLGPQPRDMCYVADEGLTDLKYSGHQVDAHSWDEFPVLKDILKVVHEALPGSYFNSVLLNRYQTGSDYVSWHADDEALYGPTPEIASVSFGCERDFVLRKKPTKSQAASGSGEAARKWRKVAAPQQQHSFLLKHGSLLVMRGHTQRDWQHSVPKRAKASSTRINLTFRHVLT, encoded by the exons ATGGCTTCGCGCCTCCGCCTCGTCGGCCCGACCCCAGGCACCGTCGGAGGCTCCGCCCCTGATCCCGGCGTCTCCGGCAAGGCGGAGGGGGAACGAGAGGGAGAGGCGAAGCGGCCGGAGCCGCCGCGGCGGGAGGTGACGGCcctgggcggcggcagcgaggtGGTGCACGTCCCGCGGTTCGTGGCCCGCGACAAGGCGTGGGAGTGGTTCGACTGCCTCGACAGGACCATCCCCTGGAGGCGCCCCGACACCCGCGTCTTCGGCCGCCTCGGCCCCCAG CCTAGAGATATGTGCTATGTTGCAGATGAAGGGCTAACAGATCTGAAATATAGTGGTCATCAAGTTGATGCACATTCTTGGGATGAATTCCCTGTGCTCAAGGACATCTTGAAAGTG GTGCATGAAGCCCTTCCGGGGAGCTATTTTAACAGCGTGCTCCTGAACAGATACCAGACCGGTTCAGACTACGTCTCATGGCATGCTGACGATGAGGCACTCTACGGACCAACTCCAGAGATAGCATCTGTCAGCTTTGGGTgtgaacgcgactttgttcttAGGAAAAAGCCTACCAAATCACAAG CCGCTTCTGGATCTGGAGAAGCTGCTCGAAAGTGGCGCAAGGTCGCTGCTCCTCAACAGCAGCATTCTTTCCTTCTGAAGCATGGCTCGCTGCTTGTGATGAGAGGCCACACCCAGCGGGACTGGCAGCACTCTGTTCCGAAGCGAGCTAAAGCAAGCTCAACAAGGATCAATCTGACTTTCCGGCATGTACTGACCTAA